The following DNA comes from Phytohabitans rumicis.
CTGTCCCGCCGGGTCGCCGAGCTGGCCGACGACCCCAACACCCCGCTCTTCTTCGGCCGTCTCCGGTTCGCCGACAGCGACCACCACATCGGGCGGCGGCACGTCGTCGACGCGGTGGGCGAGCCGATGGTGCTGGACTGGCGGGCGCCGATCTCGACCGCGTTCTACCGGGCGAGCGCGCGGGACCGGCGCGGGGTCAACACGCGGCGCCGGTTCGGGTTCTCCGGCGGCGTGCTGACCAGCTTCGAGGACGAGCACCTGGACCGCGGCGAGGAGTTGGGGACCGCGTCGCGGATCCTCACCGCCGAGATCGAGCGTCCCCGGGTGGGACCGATGCGCGACATCGTCGCCACCATCCAGCCCGAGCAGGACGAGCTGGTCCGGGCCGAGCTAGGCGACTCGATCTGCGTCCAGGGCGCCCCCGGCACCGGCAAGACGGCGGTCGGCCTGCACCGCGCGGCGTACCTCCTCTATGTGCACCGCGAACGCCTACGCCGCTCCGGCGTGCTCATCATCGGGCCCAACCGCGCGTTCCTGTCGTACATCTCGGCGGTGCTGCCCGCCCTCGGCGAGGTCGAAGTGGCCCAGACCACGGTGGACGAGCTGATCGCCGCTGTGGCCGTACGCGGCACCGACGCCCCGGAGGTCGCCGCCCTCAAGCACGACGGCCGGATGGCGACCGTGCTGCACCGGGCGCTGTGGGGCAATGTCCGCAAGCCGGACGCCCCGATCGTCGTGTCCGACGGGTCGTACCGGTGGCGGATCGCCGAGGAGCCGCTGCGCCGGGTGGTCGACGAGGCGCGCCGGGAGGGTCTGCCGTACGGCACCGGGCGGGAGCGGGTCCGGGCGCGCGTGGTCGGCCTGCTGCAACGCCAGAGCGAGGCGCGCCGCGGCGACTCACCCGGGGACCCTTGGCTACGCCGGATGGGGCGGGCGAAGCCGGTCACCGACTTCCTCGACGCGGTCTGGCCGGCCGTCACGGCGGAAGGGCTCGTGTTCGGGCTGTTCTCCGGCGCGGACACGCTGGGTCGGGCGGCCGGCGACCTGCTCACCGAGGCGGAGCGGGAGCGCCTGCTCTGGACCAAGCCGGCGCGGTCGGCCAAGGCAACCCGGTGGAGCGCCGCCGACGCCGTACTCATCGACGAGGCGGCCGGGCTGATCGAGCGACCGTCCGGATTCGGTCACGTCGTGGTCGACGAGGCGCAGGACCTGTCCCCCATGCAGTGCCGCGCCATCGCACGGCGCAGCGAGCACGGCTCGATCACGCTCCTCGGCGACCTAGCGCAGGGCACCGCGCCCTGGGCCGCGACCGACTGGGCGGAGTCGCTGCGACACCTCGGCAAGCCGGACACACCCGTCGTACCGCTGACCATGGGCTTCCGGGTGCCCGCCGCCGTCGTCGAACTCGCCAACCGGCTGCTCCCGGCGCTCGCGGTCGACGTACCCGAGGCACGGTCGCTGCGCCACGACGGCGAACTCACCGTCCGCGAGGCGCCCGACGTGGACGCGGCGGCGGTGGGCGAGGTGCGCGCGGCGCTGGCACACGAGGGCTCGATCGCGGTGATCGCCGCGGACGCCGCGACCGAACGGCTGCACGCGGCGCTGGCCGCGGCGGGGGTGCCGGCCGCGGGCGTCGACGACCAGACGGCCCGGGTCGCGGTGGTGCCCGCCAGCCTGGTCAAGGGCCTGGAGTACGACCACGTCGTGGTCGTCGAGCCGGCCCAGATCGTGGCCGCCGAACCCCGCGGCCTCCACCGCCTCTACGTGGTCCTGACGAGAGCCGTCTCCCGCCTAGCTATAGTCCACGCCACCCCCCTCCCCGCCCCTCTTTCCCCCTTTTCCCCCGTCGATCAAGGGCAAACGGTCGTGCTTTGATCTCTTTTCCGCGGCCGTTTGCCCTTGATCGGCGCGGAAATCCTTGATCGACGTGGCTGGGCGGGTTGCCGGGGCGAGCTCTTGTGCAACGTACGCAACGGTGTAATCGTGTAATCATGCGTGACAGGACTTGGGCGGGAGCCCGAAACGAGCCGCCGCCGGCCGATGACGCGGCGGCGTGGGTCACCGGTGCCGTGCCGGAGGGGTGGTTCAGCGAGCCGCCCGAGGTCGTGGTGGACCGGGACGAGATTGTGATCTTCGGGCGACTGCCGGATCCGCAGCTCGCCGAGGGTGCCACCGAGGCGGATCGGGGCGCCGCCGAGGCGGGACGGATCGCGCAGCACCGCGAGGACACCCGCGACCGGCGGATCCGGATCGCTCAGCAGCTTGAGCACCGCTACCAGCGCAAGGTGGCGTGGGGCGCGGTGTGCGGCGGCACCCGGGTGCTCTTCACCAGCCTCTCCGCGCCGGTCATGACCCGGCTGCGCCAGCCCGAGCGGCAGGTGCTCGACACGCTGGTCGAGGCGGGCGTGGCCCGGTCACGGTCGGACGCGCTGGCCTGGTGCGTACGGCTGGTCGGCCAGAACGCCAACACCTGGCTGGACGACCTACGCAACGCCATGGGCACCGTCGCCGAGCTGCGTCGACAAGGACCTGACAGCACGCTCAGTTGATCAGGGACGCTGTCCGGGGCACGCCGACGACACGCCAGACGCATTCCCTGATCACCGGGGAGAGGCGGGAGGGCGCCAGGATCACCGGGGAGAGGCGGGAGGGCGCCAGCCTAGGGAGCGGGAGGCTCCGCGGGAGGCGGTCAGGACGGCGGGGATGTAGGGGGCGGGCGACTCTGTCGAGGGGACTACCACGGAGAGGGCGGCGGCTACGCCGGCCGGGGTGAGGATTGGGGCCGCGATCGACAGGGCGAGGGGGTCTAGGAGGCGGTCGCTGATGGCTACGCCGGTGCGGCGTACCTCGGCCAGGAGGCGGCGTAGCTCGCGGGGTGACGTCACGGTTTGCGGCGTGAAGCGCGTCAGCGGCTCCGCGAGCACCCGCTCCTGCAGGGCGGGATCGGAATGCGCCAGCAGCGCGAGCCCTACGCCGGTGGCGTGCAGGGGCAGCCGCCCGCCGACGCGCGACACCACGCCGACGGCGCCGCGGGCGGAGAGGCGTTCCAGGTAGAGCGCCTCGGTGCCGTCGAGCACGGCGAGCTGGACGTTCTGGTGGGTGGCCTCGTAGAGGTCCTCCAGGTACGGCATGGCGTGCTCGCGCAGGCCCAGGCCGCGCGGGGCGAGCGCGGCGACCTCCCACAGCCGCAGGCCGATCCGGTAACGCCCCTCGTCGTCCCGCTCCAGCGCACCCCAGGCGGCCAGCTCGTGCACCAGCCGGTGCGTGGTGGTCAGCGGCAGGCCGGCCCGGCGGCTGAGCTGGGAAAGCGTCAAGCGAGGCTGCTCAGCGGTGAACGCCTCGAAGATCCGCAACGCCCGGGACAGGACCATGTGAGCCATCATCCCTTCCGCAGAGCGGAAGACAGCACCATCGCCAGGTCACGGCGATGCAGGCTGCTCTCATGCGTACCCGGATAGCGATCGTCGGTGCTGGACCGGCGGGCCTGATGCTGGCCCACTTGCTGTATCTGCGCGGCATCGACGCCGTGGTGTTGGAACGGCGCAGCCAGGAGTACGTCGAGCGACGGGTGCGCGCCGGCGTGCTGGAGCACCCGACCGTCGAGCTGCTGCGCGAGGCGGGCGTCGCCGACCGCCTGGACCGCGAGGGCATGCCGCACCACGGCCTCTCGCTGCGCTTCGACGGCGAAGACCACCGCATCGCGCTCGCCGACCTCACCGGCCGGTCCATCACCGTGTACGGCCAGCAGGAGGTCGTCAAGGACCTCATCGCCGCGCGGCGCAAGACCGGGGAGCCGCTGCACTTCGAGGTGTCCGACGTGGCGATCGACGTCGACGCGCCGGCCGTCACCTTCACCGACGCGGAGGGAAAGCCGCAGCGGCTCGACTGCGACTTCGTCGTCGGCTGCGACGGCTCGCACGGGGTGAGCCGGGCGTCGATGCCGGCGGCGACGTACGCCCACGAGTATCCGTTCGCCTGGCTGGGCGTGCTGGCCAAGGCGCCGCCGTCGCACAGCGAGCTGATCTACACGTACCACGAGCGGGGGTTCGCGCTGCACAGCATGCGGTCGCCCGAGATCACCCGGCTCTACCTCCAGGTCCCGCCCGACGAACGGCTGGACGACTGGTCCGACGGCCGGATCTGGGACGAGCTGGGCCGGCGGCTGGCGGCGAGCGGGTTCACGCTGTCGACCGGGCCGATCCTGGAGAAGAGCATCACCACCATGCGGAGCGTCGTCACCGAGCCGATGCGCCACGGGCGGCTCTTCCTGGCCGGCGACGCGGCGCACATCGTGCCGCCCACCGGCGCCAAGGGCATGAACCTGGCGATCGCCGACGTACGGGTGCTCGCCGAGGCGCTGGAACGGTACTTCGCCAGCGGCAGCACCGACCTGCTCGACGCGTACAGCGACACATGCCTGCGGCGCGTCTGGCGGGCCGAGCACTTCTCCTGGTGGATGACCAGCATGCTGCACCAGGCCCCAGACGCCGACGCGTTCCAGCGCCGCCTCCAGCTCTCCCAACTCCGGTACGTCGCCACGTCCACCGCGGCCGCCACGAGCCTCGCCGAGAACTACGTGGGCCTGTAGCGTCGATCCAGGAGGCCAGCATGAGCCTGGATGCCCTGCGTGACGAGCTGACCGAGGTGCTCAGGGACGGTGTGATCACCGACCCGGCCCACCTGCGGACGTACGAGTGTGACGCGTTGACCGGCTACCGCGTGGTGCCCGCCCTGGTCGCCCTCCCCCGCGACGCCGCACAGGTGGCCGCCGCCGTACGCGCTTGTGCCGCGCACGGCGTGCCGTTCGTGGCCCGCGGCGCCGGCACCGGGCTGTCCGGCGGCGCGCTGCCCACGGCCGACGGCATCGTCATCTCGCTGCAACGGCTGCGCCGGGTCGTCGACGTCGACCCCGTCGACCGGCGCGCCACGGTCGAGCCGGGGGTCACCAACCTGGACATCAGCCTGGCCGCCGCCAGGTACGGGCTGTACTACTCGCCCGACCCGTCCAGCCAGCAGGTGTGCACGATCGGCGGCAACGTCGCGGAGAACTCCGGCGGGGCGCACTGTCTCAAGTACGGCTTCACCGCCAACCACATCCTGGCCATCGACGTCGTACTCCCGGATGGGACGCCGACCCGGCTCGGCGGCGACGCGCCCCACCAGGCCGGGTACGACCTGCTCGGCGCGTTCGTGGGCACGGAGGGGACGCTGGGCATCGTCACCGGGGTGGTGGTCCGGCTGCTGCACACGCCGGCGACCGTGCGCACGCTGGTCGCCGACTTCGACTCCACGAAGGACGCCGGGGACGCGGTCACCGCCATCATCGCCGCGGGCATCCTGCCGGCCGCGATCGAGATGATGGACAACCTCGCGATCCAGGCGGTCAACGCGACGGTCGACGCCGGCTTCGACCCGGACACGGCCGCGCTGCTCATCGTCGAGCTGGACGGGCCGGCCGACGAGGTGCAGGCGCGGTTCACCGAGCTTTTGGAAAAGTGCACGCGAGCCACCCGGGTCACCGTCGCCCGGGACGCCGCGCATCGGGCGCAGATCTGGCAGGGGCGCAAGGCGGCGTTCGCGGCGGTCGGCCGGCTCAGCCCCAACTACTTCGTGCAGGACGGGGTGGTGCCGCGCACCCGCCTGGGCGAGGCGCTCACCCGGATAGCGGCCATGGGCGACGCGGCGGGCATCCGGGTCGCCAACGTCTTTCACGCCGGCGACGGCAACCTGCACCCGCTGGTGCTCTACAGCGAGGCGCGCGGCGAGCACGACCGCGCCGAGGCGCTGTCGACCGCGATCGCGGAGCTGTGCGTGGAGCTGGGTGGCTCGCTCTCCGGCGAGCACGGCATCGGCACCGACAAGGCATGCTCGATGCCGCGGATGTTCTCCGCGGACGACCTGGCCACCATGCAGCGCCTGCGGGCGGCCTTCGATCCGCGAGGGCTGTGCAACCCCGGCAAGGTCTTTCCCACGCCGCGGCTGTGCGGGGAGCGGCCCGGCCCGTACCGGCCGCATCCGCTGGAAGCGGCCGGCGTCATCGAGCGGCTATGAAGCCCACCTCGCTGGCCGAGTTGCGCGACGCGGTGCGGGACAGCACCGGGACGCTGCTGGTCAAGGGTGCCGGCACCGCAAGCGGCTGGGCCGGCACGCCGACCGGCGTCGACCACGAGCTGGAGACGACCGGGCTGACCGGGATCGTCGCGTACAACCCGGCCGACATGACCGTCGCGGTGCGCGCCGGCACTCGTTTCAGCAAGCTCCAGGAGGAGCTGGCCGCGAACGGCCAGCGGATCGCACTCGACCCGGCTCGCGTGCAGGCCGGCGCCACCGTGGGCGGCCTGATCGCCACCGCCGACTCCGGCCCGCTCCGGCACGGGTACGGCGGCCCGCGCGACCTGCTCATCGGCGTGACCATGGTGCTCGCCGACGGCACGGTCGCCCGCTCCGGCGGCCACGTCATCAAGAACGTCGCCGGGTACGACCTCGGCAAGCTGCTGTGCGGCTCGTTCGGCACGCTCGGGGTCATCGCCGAGGCGGTGTTGCGGGTGCACCCGCTGCCGCCGGCCACCCGTACGGTGTCGATCCCGTGCGACGTCACCGAGGCGGTGGAGCTGACCGGCCGGATCCTGGAGGCTCGGCTGGAGCCGGCCGCGCTGGAGTGGTACGGCGGCGCCCTGCACGCCCGGTACGAAGGGCTGGAGTCCAGTGTGGAGCTTCGGGCGGCCGCCACGCCGGGCGGGACCGTCGACCATGAGGCGAGCCGGGTCTGGGACGGCGAGTTCGTGGTGCGCTGCGGCAGCCGGCCCAGCCAGCTCCCGGCCGTCGCCAAGCACGCCACCGCCATCACCAGCAGCGTCGCCGTCGGCGTACACACGCTCGCCGTCGACAGTGCCACGGCGGTGGAACGGCTGCGGGACGAGTTCGAGCTCACGGTGTGCCGCCGCCCCGCCGGTTCGGACCTGCCGGCGTGGGGCCGCCCGCACCCCGCCGTACCGCTGATGCGGGCGGTCAAGCAGCGCTTCGATCCGGCCGGCCGGCTGGGTCCGGGCCGATTCGCCCCGTGGTTCTGAAGCGAAAGGCAGGAGGCGCCGTGGCATTCGAGGTACGCCGGGAGCTGCTCGACGAGTGTGTCCACTGTGGCTTCTGCCTGCCGACCTGCCCGACGTACGTGCTCACCGGCGACGAGGCGGAGTCGCCGCGCGGGCGGATCTACCTCATGGACCTCGCGACGCGCGGCGAGGCACCGGTGGCCGGCCCCGTCACCCGGCACCTCGACTCGTGCCTGGGCTGCCTCGCCTGCGTGCCGGCCTGCCCGTCCGGGGTGCGCTACGACGCGCTGATCGAGGCGGCCCGCCCGCAGCTCAACCGCGAGGTGCCCCGCGACCGGCTGTTCCGCGCGCTCGTGTTCGGGCTCTTCCCGTACCCGCGCCGGCTGCGGGTCGCCGCCCTCCTCGGCGTGCTCTATCAGCGGCTGGGCCTGCGCCGGCTGGCACGCCGGCTGCCGCCGCGACTGCGCGCCCTGGACGGGCTCCTGCCGCCGGTGCGCGTGCGGGACCTGTTCCGGCGTACCCCGTCGACAGCCGGGGTAAGAGGCGGGTGGCGCTGTTGACCGGCTGCGCGCAGCGGGTGTTCTTCTCGCACGTGAACGCGGCCACCGCGCGCGTCCTCGCGGCCGAGGGCTGCGAGGTCGCGGTCCCGCGCGGGCAGGGCTGTTGCGGCGCGCTCAGTCTGCACACCGGCCGCGACGAGGAGGCGCGGCGGTTCGCGCGGCGCACGGTGGACGCCTTTTCCGGGTACGACACGGTCGTGGTCAACGTGGCCGGCTGCGGCTCGGTGCTGAAGGAGTACGGCGAGCTGCTGCGCGACGATCCGGCGTACGCCGAGCGGGCCGCCGCGTTCGCGGCCCGCGTGCGGGACGTCACCGAGGTGCTCGCCGAGCTGCCTCCGCTGGCCCCGCGGCACCCGCTCGCCGCACGCGTCGCCTACCACGACGCCTGCCACCTGGCCAACGCCCAGCGCATCACCGAGCAGCCCCGCGACCTGCTGCGGAGCATCCCCGGCGTGGAGCTGGTCGAGGTGCCGGAGGCGAAGATCTGCTGCGGCTCGGCGGGCGTCTACAACCTGCTGGAGGCCGAGACCGCCGAGCAGCTCGGCCGGCGCAAGGCGGAAAACCTGGCGTCCGCGCGCCCCGACCTGATCGCGACCGGCAACGCCGGCTGCCTGCTACAGATCAGCCGGTACGCCCAGGGCGTCCCGATCAAGCATCCGATCGAACTGCTGGACGCGTCGATCCGGGGTGTGAACCCGTAGCGGTCATGCTGCCCAGCAGGGCGAGCGCGTGCTCGGACGGGCTGCCCGGCTCGGCGTGGTAGACGATGAGCAGCTGCCCGGCCGCGCCGTTGACCGTGAACGTCTCGTACGACAGCGTCATCTCGCCCACCATCGGGTGGATGAGGCGCTTCGTGCCCGCGGTCTTGGCCTTGACGTCGTGCCGCGCCCACAGCCGCCGGAAGTCCTCGCTCTTCAGCGACAGCTCGCCGACCAGCTCGGTCAGCCGCGGGTCGTCGAGGTCCGTGCCGGCGCTGGCGCGCAGGCTCGCCACCGTCTCGGCCGCCACGGTGGCCCAGTCGGCGTAGATGCAGCGCGCGTCGGGCTCCAGGAACGCCACCCGAAGCTGGTTCTGCCCCCGTACCGAGCAGTGGTTGACGGCGGCCGCGAGCGCGTTGTTGGCGAGCACGTCCAGGTAGCGGCCCAGCACCAGGGCCGGCGTGCCGGACCATGCCGCCAGCAGGCGCAGCAGGCTGGGGCTGACCCGTTCGGGCCGCCTGGGCTGGCGCCGCCGCCGGGTCACCGGCCGGGCCAGCTCGCGCAGGTGCGCCAGGCCCTCGTCGTCCAGCGAGAACACCCGCGCCAGCGCCTCGACCACCTGCTCGGACGGGTGCTTGTCGCGCCCCTGCTCCAGCCGTACGTAATAGTCGGCGCTCATCCCGGCGAGCAGCGCGACCTCCTCGCGGCGCAGGCCGGGCACCCGGCGCCGCCCCGGGTCGGGCAGCCCGAAATCGCCGGGGCGGGCCAGCTCCCGCCGTGCCCGCAGGAACTCGCCGAGCCGGTTCTCGCTGTCCATCGTCCGAGCGTATGCGGGGTTCCGATGCGTTGCCTGGTCCCCGCACTACCAGGAAAAGGCCGTCCTGGAAGCCGGCGCGGGCCGGCGCCACGGTGGGGGCATGACAAACACTCTTTCCGGCCGCGTGGCGGTCGTCACCGGAGCCACCAGCGGTATCGGCGCGGCCACGGCGAAGCGGCTGGCCGCCGAGGGCGCGGCGGTCGCCCTTGTCGGGCGGCGCGAGGACCGTCTCAAGGATCTAGCCACCGAGATTGGTACGAACGCGCTCCCGGTCGCCGCGGACGTAGGTGACCGGGACGCGGTCAACGCCGCCGCGGCGACCATCCGCGCGACGCTGGGCCGGGTGGACCTGGTCGTGGCGAACGCGGGTGTGATGCTCGCCGCACCGTTCGAGGCGGCGCAGACCGTCGAGTGGGACCAGATGATCAACACGAACGTCAACGGCCTGCTCTACACCGGCCGGGCCTTCATCGACGACCTGCTCGCGACCGCGGCGGACGGCAAGCCGGCGGACCTTGTACACGTGGGCTCGATCGGTGGGCACACGGTCTTCCCGAACTACGGCGTCTACACCGCGACCAAGGCGGCCGTCGCGCACCTGACCCGCAACCTGCGGGCGGAGTTCGGCCCGCGCGGCGTACGGGTGAAGAACGTCGAGCCCGGGTTCGTCCACACCGAGTTGGGCGACGGCATGCGGGACGCCGGCCAGCGCGCCACCCTCATCGAATGGCGGGACTCCCTGGAGGTGCTCGTCTCCGAGGACATCGCCGACGCCATCGCGTACGCCGTCGCGACGCCGACCCGGATGAACGTCGCCGAGCTGATCGTCGTGCCGACGCAGCAGGGCTAGGACTTCGCTTTCTTGGGGGTCTTCGAGGGTGCCGGCGTACCCAGCAGGTTTTCGCAGTATGCCGGCACCTTCTTTCTGGTGCCCGCCGCCTCGATCAGCACCCGGAGCTCCGCCGCCGTCAATGCCTTCGCCGGCTTCTTCTTTCCGGACTCCAGCCAGGTCCGGCACAGTTCCGCCGCGGCCGACGACGCCGGAGGCGTCTCGGTGGATACGGGCTTCGCCGCGGTAGGGGACGGGGCCGGACGGGGCTTCTTGCGCGGCGGCGGCGCCCCCACACCTCGTGCGCGGTCTGCTGGGCACCGCTCGGCAGCACGCCCGTCTGAGCCGCCACCGCCGACCCGCCGACCATGATCACTGCCGTCCCGGCGGCCACCCACAGGGCCGAGGAACGCCGCTGCCATGAGGGAGCCGGCCCGGCACCCGGCGCAACTGCCATGGGGGACCCCACTCGCGGCGCAGGGCGGACCACCAGCGCCGGCGCGGCCGAGCGGCGGCTCGATCGGCGGTCCGGACCGCCCGCTCGAATGCGGCCATCACCTCTTGCTGGCCGACCAGCTCATCCGGGTGCGGTGGAGCGGACGCGGCGGCGAGCAGCCTGCTCAACTCCGGGTGCTCGGGCCCGACCGGGTCACCCGCGAGCACCCGTTCGGCATCGCGCCGGCTGAGGCGGCGCCGCCAGTTCCACTGCATGCGCTACACCCCCTCCGGCGGCGCGGGCTTGAGCCCCAACGACGGCCCGGCCGCCCGCCGGCGGGCCTGCACCTCGGCGTTCCCGGCCAGGCGGCGCAGCCCGCGCATGGCGGCGATGCGCACCGCTCCCGGCCGCTTGCGCAACACCTGCGCGGTCTGGGCCACGTCCAGCCCGACGACCACCCGCAAAGCTACGGCCTCGGCCTGATCCTTGGGGAGCGAGGCGATGACGTTCAGCGCCCAGGCCGTGTCGGACCGCTGGATCACCTGGTGGGACGCGTCCGGCGCGGTGGTCGGCATGTCCTGATCGGACAGTTCTCGGGGTTCCTCGCGACGGCGGCCCGCGCGCCGGTGCTCGTCGATCGCGCGGTGCCGGGCGATGCGAAAGAGCCACACCCGGAACGCGGGCGCGTCGCCGGCAAAGGCGGGCAGGTCACGGGCGGCCTGAAGCCAGGTCTCCGAGGCGACGTCTTCGGCCGCGTCCCGGACGATGACGCGAAGATATCTCAGGAGTGATGGTTGCAAGGAACGCCAGAGATGGGCGAAAGCCGCGGAATCCCCCCGTACGGCCGCGACCAGGGCCCCGGCTAGTTCCTCGTCGTTCAAGAGAACTGTTCCCGTCCCAGGCGTTGTCGATCTAGGAGGGTAACAGCAATCGGATCATGGTGGGCCGACCCCTGAGGTCGGATCCGGCTGGTGGATGCGGGTGCGGTCGTCGAAAATGATCGGCGTCCGGTCCTGGGTCTGGTTCAGCGCCCACAGCCCGATGAGGTCGGCGACGGCGAACACGATCGCGATCAGCACCGCCAGGATCAGCCGGCGCCGCCGCTCCCGCCGCCGCCACTGCGCCCGCGCCGGCTCGTACGCGGGTGGCGCCGCGTCGACCTGAGCGGCCAGCGCGTCCAGCGTCTCGCGCAGGCGTTCTTCGGTGCTGCTGTCGCTCATCATCGCCGTTCCTCCAGCACGCGCGTGAGGGCGGCCATCCCGCGCGAGGTGTGTGACTTCACCGCGCCGCAGGAGATGCCCATCGCGGCGGCGATCTCGGCTTCGCGCAGCCCGAGCCAGTGCCGCAGGACGAGCGCCTCCCGTTGCCGCGCGGGCAGTTCCTTGAGCGCCGCGACCAGCGCCCGCTGGTCATCCTGCAGCAGCGCCTCGGTCTCCGCGGAGCTGCCGGGCAGCATCCCGGCATC
Coding sequences within:
- a CDS encoding HelD family protein — encoded protein: MTLPAHDLETERAHLTASRTALRRMRERAEALFSTGENVAGDAYAAETLGRTLSRRVAELADDPNTPLFFGRLRFADSDHHIGRRHVVDAVGEPMVLDWRAPISTAFYRASARDRRGVNTRRRFGFSGGVLTSFEDEHLDRGEELGTASRILTAEIERPRVGPMRDIVATIQPEQDELVRAELGDSICVQGAPGTGKTAVGLHRAAYLLYVHRERLRRSGVLIIGPNRAFLSYISAVLPALGEVEVAQTTVDELIAAVAVRGTDAPEVAALKHDGRMATVLHRALWGNVRKPDAPIVVSDGSYRWRIAEEPLRRVVDEARREGLPYGTGRERVRARVVGLLQRQSEARRGDSPGDPWLRRMGRAKPVTDFLDAVWPAVTAEGLVFGLFSGADTLGRAAGDLLTEAERERLLWTKPARSAKATRWSAADAVLIDEAAGLIERPSGFGHVVVDEAQDLSPMQCRAIARRSEHGSITLLGDLAQGTAPWAATDWAESLRHLGKPDTPVVPLTMGFRVPAAVVELANRLLPALAVDVPEARSLRHDGELTVREAPDVDAAAVGEVRAALAHEGSIAVIAADAATERLHAALAAAGVPAAGVDDQTARVAVVPASLVKGLEYDHVVVVEPAQIVAAEPRGLHRLYVVLTRAVSRLAIVHATPLPAPLSPFSPVDQGQTVVL
- a CDS encoding IclR family transcriptional regulator produces the protein MVLSRALRIFEAFTAEQPRLTLSQLSRRAGLPLTTTHRLVHELAAWGALERDDEGRYRIGLRLWEVAALAPRGLGLREHAMPYLEDLYEATHQNVQLAVLDGTEALYLERLSARGAVGVVSRVGGRLPLHATGVGLALLAHSDPALQERVLAEPLTRFTPQTVTSPRELRRLLAEVRRTGVAISDRLLDPLALSIAAPILTPAGVAAALSVVVPSTESPAPYIPAVLTASRGASRSLGWRPPASPR
- a CDS encoding 4-hydroxybenzoate 3-monooxygenase, producing MRTRIAIVGAGPAGLMLAHLLYLRGIDAVVLERRSQEYVERRVRAGVLEHPTVELLREAGVADRLDREGMPHHGLSLRFDGEDHRIALADLTGRSITVYGQQEVVKDLIAARRKTGEPLHFEVSDVAIDVDAPAVTFTDAEGKPQRLDCDFVVGCDGSHGVSRASMPAATYAHEYPFAWLGVLAKAPPSHSELIYTYHERGFALHSMRSPEITRLYLQVPPDERLDDWSDGRIWDELGRRLAASGFTLSTGPILEKSITTMRSVVTEPMRHGRLFLAGDAAHIVPPTGAKGMNLAIADVRVLAEALERYFASGSTDLLDAYSDTCLRRVWRAEHFSWWMTSMLHQAPDADAFQRRLQLSQLRYVATSTAAATSLAENYVGL
- a CDS encoding FAD-linked oxidase C-terminal domain-containing protein, which encodes MSLDALRDELTEVLRDGVITDPAHLRTYECDALTGYRVVPALVALPRDAAQVAAAVRACAAHGVPFVARGAGTGLSGGALPTADGIVISLQRLRRVVDVDPVDRRATVEPGVTNLDISLAAARYGLYYSPDPSSQQVCTIGGNVAENSGGAHCLKYGFTANHILAIDVVLPDGTPTRLGGDAPHQAGYDLLGAFVGTEGTLGIVTGVVVRLLHTPATVRTLVADFDSTKDAGDAVTAIIAAGILPAAIEMMDNLAIQAVNATVDAGFDPDTAALLIVELDGPADEVQARFTELLEKCTRATRVTVARDAAHRAQIWQGRKAAFAAVGRLSPNYFVQDGVVPRTRLGEALTRIAAMGDAAGIRVANVFHAGDGNLHPLVLYSEARGEHDRAEALSTAIAELCVELGGSLSGEHGIGTDKACSMPRMFSADDLATMQRLRAAFDPRGLCNPGKVFPTPRLCGERPGPYRPHPLEAAGVIERL
- a CDS encoding FAD-binding oxidoreductase gives rise to the protein MKPTSLAELRDAVRDSTGTLLVKGAGTASGWAGTPTGVDHELETTGLTGIVAYNPADMTVAVRAGTRFSKLQEELAANGQRIALDPARVQAGATVGGLIATADSGPLRHGYGGPRDLLIGVTMVLADGTVARSGGHVIKNVAGYDLGKLLCGSFGTLGVIAEAVLRVHPLPPATRTVSIPCDVTEAVELTGRILEARLEPAALEWYGGALHARYEGLESSVELRAAATPGGTVDHEASRVWDGEFVVRCGSRPSQLPAVAKHATAITSSVAVGVHTLAVDSATAVERLRDEFELTVCRRPAGSDLPAWGRPHPAVPLMRAVKQRFDPAGRLGPGRFAPWF
- a CDS encoding 4Fe-4S dicluster domain-containing protein translates to MAFEVRRELLDECVHCGFCLPTCPTYVLTGDEAESPRGRIYLMDLATRGEAPVAGPVTRHLDSCLGCLACVPACPSGVRYDALIEAARPQLNREVPRDRLFRALVFGLFPYPRRLRVAALLGVLYQRLGLRRLARRLPPRLRALDGLLPPVRVRDLFRRTPSTAGVRGGWRC
- a CDS encoding (Fe-S)-binding protein; the protein is MALLTGCAQRVFFSHVNAATARVLAAEGCEVAVPRGQGCCGALSLHTGRDEEARRFARRTVDAFSGYDTVVVNVAGCGSVLKEYGELLRDDPAYAERAAAFAARVRDVTEVLAELPPLAPRHPLAARVAYHDACHLANAQRITEQPRDLLRSIPGVELVEVPEAKICCGSAGVYNLLEAETAEQLGRRKAENLASARPDLIATGNAGCLLQISRYAQGVPIKHPIELLDASIRGVNP
- a CDS encoding helix-turn-helix transcriptional regulator, with protein sequence MDSENRLGEFLRARRELARPGDFGLPDPGRRRVPGLRREEVALLAGMSADYYVRLEQGRDKHPSEQVVEALARVFSLDDEGLAHLRELARPVTRRRRQPRRPERVSPSLLRLLAAWSGTPALVLGRYLDVLANNALAAAVNHCSVRGQNQLRVAFLEPDARCIYADWATVAAETVASLRASAGTDLDDPRLTELVGELSLKSEDFRRLWARHDVKAKTAGTKRLIHPMVGEMTLSYETFTVNGAAGQLLIVYHAEPGSPSEHALALLGSMTATGSHPGSTRPAVRSDA
- a CDS encoding SDR family oxidoreductase; translation: MTNTLSGRVAVVTGATSGIGAATAKRLAAEGAAVALVGRREDRLKDLATEIGTNALPVAADVGDRDAVNAAAATIRATLGRVDLVVANAGVMLAAPFEAAQTVEWDQMINTNVNGLLYTGRAFIDDLLATAADGKPADLVHVGSIGGHTVFPNYGVYTATKAAVAHLTRNLRAEFGPRGVRVKNVEPGFVHTELGDGMRDAGQRATLIEWRDSLEVLVSEDIADAIAYAVATPTRMNVAELIVVPTQQG
- a CDS encoding RNA polymerase sigma factor; this translates as MNDEELAGALVAAVRGDSAAFAHLWRSLQPSLLRYLRVIVRDAAEDVASETWLQAARDLPAFAGDAPAFRVWLFRIARHRAIDEHRRAGRRREEPRELSDQDMPTTAPDASHQVIQRSDTAWALNVIASLPKDQAEAVALRVVVGLDVAQTAQVLRKRPGAVRIAAMRGLRRLAGNAEVQARRRAAGPSLGLKPAPPEGV